A genomic region of Tsukamurella pulmonis contains the following coding sequences:
- a CDS encoding S1 family peptidase produces MRPSLLRRLTVAATAAVGIATSSLVVAPAGAAPTLVVGPGTEIAVVQKKTAQGYDVSACTLGVLALTPSGERVGVTAGHCGKAGQQVAVPVPGRGRTIAEVGTIKQSSNPNVSKDGWINDLNEPDWATVAFKPGVPLSNSLGRVKPTKLGRAVVGDRVCRQGVTTGWQCGTVVDVAPHRILTDLKGDHGDSGGPLVRLSDGAALGLTTGGIQVTKTAPVQSEFIDLGFVFAQAGGLRLAV; encoded by the coding sequence ATGCGTCCGTCCCTCCTCCGCCGCCTGACCGTCGCCGCGACCGCCGCGGTCGGCATCGCGACGTCCTCCCTGGTCGTCGCACCGGCCGGCGCCGCCCCGACCCTCGTGGTCGGCCCCGGCACCGAGATCGCGGTCGTGCAGAAGAAGACGGCGCAGGGCTACGACGTCTCGGCGTGCACGCTCGGCGTGCTGGCGCTGACCCCCAGCGGTGAGCGCGTCGGCGTGACCGCGGGACACTGCGGCAAGGCCGGCCAGCAGGTCGCCGTGCCCGTCCCCGGCCGCGGACGCACCATCGCCGAGGTGGGCACCATCAAGCAGTCGTCGAACCCCAACGTGAGCAAGGACGGCTGGATCAACGACCTCAACGAGCCCGACTGGGCCACCGTCGCCTTCAAGCCCGGCGTCCCGCTGAGCAACTCGCTCGGCCGGGTCAAGCCCACCAAGCTCGGCCGCGCCGTGGTCGGCGACCGCGTGTGCCGCCAGGGCGTCACCACCGGCTGGCAGTGCGGCACCGTCGTCGACGTGGCCCCGCACCGCATCCTCACCGACCTCAAGGGCGATCACGGCGACAGCGGCGGCCCGCTGGTCCGCCTGTCCGACGGTGCCGCGCTGGGCCTGACCACCGGCGGCATCCAGGTCACGAAGACCGCCCCGGTCCAGTCCGAGTTCATCGACCTCGGCTTCGTCTTCGCCCAGGCCGGCGGCCTGCGCCTGGCGGTCTAG
- the infA gene encoding translation initiation factor IF-1, with protein MAKKDGAIEVEGRVVEPLPNAMFRIELENGHKVLAHISGKMRQHYIRILPEDRVVVELSPYDLTRGRIVYRYK; from the coding sequence ATGGCGAAGAAGGACGGAGCCATCGAGGTGGAGGGCCGCGTCGTCGAGCCGCTCCCCAACGCAATGTTCCGCATCGAGCTGGAGAACGGGCACAAGGTGCTCGCACACATCAGCGGCAAGATGCGGCAGCACTACATTCGTATTCTGCCCGAGGACCGGGTCGTCGTGGAGCTCTCCCCGTACGACCTGACGCGCGGGCGCATCGTCTACCGGTACAAGTGA
- the rpsD gene encoding 30S ribosomal protein S4, whose protein sequence is MARYTGPVTRKSRRLGVDLVGGSEAFERRPYPPGQHGRARIKESEYLLQLKEKQKARFMYGVMEKQFSRYYKEAKAATGKTGDALLQILETRLDNVVYRAGLTRTRRQARQLVTHGHFTVNGVRVDVPSYRVSQYDIIDVRPKSLGTTPFQIARETLGERTAPAWLQVVPSTLRILVHRVPEREQIVVPFQEQLIVEYYSK, encoded by the coding sequence ATGGCTCGTTATACCGGCCCTGTCACCCGTAAGTCCCGTCGTCTGGGCGTCGACCTCGTCGGCGGCTCCGAGGCGTTCGAGCGTCGTCCTTACCCGCCCGGCCAGCACGGCCGCGCGCGGATCAAGGAGTCCGAGTACCTCCTGCAGCTCAAGGAGAAGCAGAAGGCCCGCTTCATGTACGGCGTGATGGAGAAGCAGTTCTCGCGCTACTACAAGGAGGCCAAGGCCGCCACCGGCAAGACCGGTGACGCCCTGCTGCAGATCCTCGAGACCCGTCTCGACAACGTCGTCTACCGTGCCGGCCTCACGCGCACCCGCCGTCAGGCGCGTCAGCTCGTGACGCACGGTCACTTCACGGTGAACGGCGTCCGCGTGGATGTTCCCTCGTACCGCGTCTCGCAGTACGACATCATCGACGTCCGTCCGAAGTCGCTGGGCACCACGCCGTTCCAGATCGCGCGTGAGACCCTCGGCGAGCGCACCGCCCCGGCATGGCTCCAGGTGGTTCCGTCGACCCTGCGCATCCTCGTGCACCGCGTGCCCGAGCGTGAGCAGATCGTCGTGCCCTTCCAGGAGCAGCTCATCGTCGAGTACTACTCGAAGTAA
- the rpsM gene encoding 30S ribosomal protein S13, giving the protein MARLMGVDLPREKRMEIALTYIYGIGRTRATEILAETGVSPDLRSKDLSDEDLTKLRDFIEGTDYKVEGDLRREVQADIRRKIEIQCYQGIRHRRGLPVRGQRTKTNARTRKGPKKTIAGKKK; this is encoded by the coding sequence ATGGCACGTCTCATGGGTGTCGATCTCCCGCGCGAGAAGCGCATGGAGATCGCACTGACCTACATCTACGGCATCGGCCGTACCCGCGCGACTGAGATTCTCGCCGAGACCGGTGTGAGCCCGGATCTGCGCAGCAAGGACCTCAGCGACGAGGACCTGACCAAGCTCCGTGACTTCATCGAGGGCACGGACTACAAGGTCGAGGGCGACCTGCGCCGTGAGGTGCAGGCCGACATCCGTCGCAAGATCGAGATCCAGTGCTACCAGGGCATCCGCCACCGTCGTGGCCTGCCCGTGCGTGGCCAGCGCACCAAGACCAACGCTCGCACCCGTAAGGGTCCGAAGAAGACCATCGCCGGAAAGAAGAAGTAA
- the rplQ gene encoding 50S ribosomal protein L17, with translation MPRPTKGARMGGSASHQKHILANLATALFEHGRIETTESRAKRLRPYAEKLISHAKHGKLANRREVMKEIRNKDVVHVLFAEIAPAVADRQGGYTRIIKTENRKGDNAPMAVIEIVTEQLAATEASRATRVAASQAAAKSAAVEAAEITEAPAEGSDLPAGAHAPLEDVNEAPEGFPIKGNADSKLYHRPGTRFFESTVAEIWFADEASAEAAGYSLPKSQQEDASESE, from the coding sequence ATGCCTAGGCCCACTAAGGGCGCCCGCATGGGCGGCTCGGCCTCGCACCAGAAGCACATTCTGGCGAACCTCGCGACCGCGCTCTTCGAGCACGGCCGCATCGAGACCACCGAGTCCCGCGCCAAGCGCCTGCGTCCCTACGCGGAGAAGCTGATCAGCCATGCCAAGCACGGCAAGCTGGCCAATCGCCGCGAGGTCATGAAGGAGATCCGCAACAAGGACGTCGTGCACGTGCTGTTCGCGGAGATCGCTCCGGCCGTCGCCGACCGTCAGGGCGGCTACACCCGGATCATCAAGACCGAGAACCGGAAGGGCGACAACGCCCCGATGGCGGTCATCGAGATCGTGACCGAGCAGCTCGCCGCCACCGAGGCTTCGCGCGCCACCCGCGTCGCCGCCTCGCAGGCCGCTGCCAAGTCCGCCGCCGTCGAGGCCGCGGAGATCACCGAGGCTCCGGCCGAGGGCTCCGACCTCCCCGCCGGCGCGCACGCGCCGCTCGAGGACGTCAACGAGGCCCCCGAGGGCTTCCCGATCAAGGGCAACGCCGACTCGAAGCTGTACCACCGCCCCGGTACCCGCTTCTTCGAGTCGACGGTCGCCGAGATCTGGTTCGCCGACGAGGCTTCGGCCGAGGCCGCGGGCTACTCGCTGCCGAAGTCGCAGCAGGAGGACGCCTCCGAGTCGGAGTAG
- a CDS encoding DNA-directed RNA polymerase subunit alpha → MLISQRPTLSEEVISEARSKFIIEPLEPGFGYTLGNSLRRTLLSSIPGAAVTSIRIDGVLHEFTTVPGVKEDVTDIILNLKGLVVSSEDDEPVTMYVRKQGPGAVTAGDIVPPASVTVHNPDLHIATLNDKGKLEIELVVERGRGYVPAVQNKASGAEIGRIPVDSIYSPVLKVTYKVEATRVEQRTDFDRLILDVETKNSMTARDALASAGKTLVELFGLARELNVEAEGIEIGPSPAEADHIAAFSLPIEDLDLTVRSYNCLKREGVHTVGELVARTESDLLDIRNFGQKSIDEVKVKLHALGLALKDSPASFDPSQVDGYDPATGTWSDEPSFSGDADGDQDYAETEQL, encoded by the coding sequence ATGCTCATCTCGCAGCGACCCACTCTCAGCGAAGAGGTCATCTCCGAGGCTCGTTCGAAGTTCATCATCGAGCCGCTGGAGCCGGGCTTCGGCTACACGCTGGGCAACTCGCTCCGCCGCACGCTGCTGTCGTCCATCCCGGGCGCGGCCGTGACCAGCATCCGCATCGACGGCGTGCTGCACGAGTTCACCACGGTCCCCGGCGTGAAGGAGGATGTCACCGACATCATCCTGAACCTCAAGGGCCTGGTCGTCTCGTCGGAGGACGACGAGCCGGTCACCATGTACGTGCGCAAGCAGGGCCCGGGCGCCGTCACCGCGGGCGACATCGTTCCCCCGGCGTCGGTCACCGTGCACAACCCCGATCTGCATATCGCCACCCTGAACGACAAGGGCAAGCTCGAGATCGAGCTCGTCGTCGAGCGGGGCCGCGGCTACGTGCCGGCCGTGCAGAACAAGGCGTCGGGCGCCGAGATCGGCCGTATTCCGGTCGACTCGATCTACTCGCCCGTGCTCAAGGTGACCTACAAGGTGGAGGCCACCCGTGTCGAGCAGCGCACCGACTTCGATCGCCTGATCCTGGACGTCGAGACCAAGAACTCGATGACCGCGCGGGACGCGCTGGCTTCGGCCGGCAAGACCCTGGTCGAGCTGTTCGGCCTGGCGCGCGAGCTCAACGTCGAGGCCGAGGGCATCGAGATCGGGCCGTCGCCGGCCGAGGCCGACCACATCGCGGCGTTCTCGCTGCCGATCGAGGACCTCGACCTGACGGTGCGTTCGTACAACTGCCTCAAGCGCGAGGGTGTGCACACCGTGGGCGAGCTCGTGGCCCGCACCGAGTCCGACCTTCTCGACATCCGCAACTTCGGTCAGAAGTCGATCGACGAGGTCAAGGTCAAGCTGCACGCGCTGGGTCTGGCCCTCAAGGACAGCCCCGCGTCGTTCGATCCGTCGCAGGTCGACGGGTACGACCCGGCCACCGGTACCTGGAGCGACGAGCCGTCGTTCTCGGGCGACGCCGATGGCGATCAGGACTACGCCGAGACCGAGCAGCTCTGA
- the rpsK gene encoding 30S ribosomal protein S11, whose amino-acid sequence MPPKSRATGAKKGVSRRREKKNVPHGHAHIKSTFNNTIVSITDPNGNVISWASSGHVGFKGSRKSTPFAAQLAAENAARKAQENGVKKVDVFVKGPGSGRETAIRSLQAAGLEVGTISDVTPQPHNGCRPPKRRRV is encoded by the coding sequence ATGCCTCCGAAGTCGCGCGCCACGGGCGCGAAGAAGGGCGTTTCGCGTCGTCGCGAAAAGAAGAACGTCCCGCACGGCCACGCTCACATCAAGAGCACGTTCAACAACACGATCGTCTCGATCACGGACCCCAACGGCAACGTGATCAGCTGGGCCTCCTCGGGCCACGTCGGCTTCAAGGGCTCGCGCAAGAGCACCCCGTTCGCCGCGCAGCTCGCCGCCGAGAACGCTGCCCGCAAGGCGCAGGAGAACGGCGTCAAGAAGGTCGACGTCTTCGTCAAGGGCCCGGGCTCGGGCCGCGAGACCGCAATCCGCTCGCTGCAGGCCGCAGGCCTCGAGGTGGGCACCATTTCCGACGTGACGCCCCAGCCCCACAACGGCTGCCGTCCGCCCAAGCGGCGTCGGGTCTAG
- a CDS encoding SRPBCC domain-containing protein — MTVTAQTVTVFADAPPAVLFEALTRPAVHAATDGSGMLRGVSEGTPDTITGVGQIFGMEMTAEDGREYSVDNHVTVFEPDTRLAWLPAGRGKPPVGVEWSWEFTPEDSGTLIAVTCDWSRVRDEAYLARFTLPRVSAEKVRATVDALLELIARG; from the coding sequence ATGACCGTTACCGCGCAGACCGTCACCGTGTTCGCCGACGCCCCTCCGGCCGTGCTGTTCGAGGCCCTCACCCGGCCCGCGGTGCACGCGGCGACGGACGGCTCCGGGATGCTCCGCGGCGTGTCCGAGGGCACCCCCGACACGATCACGGGCGTCGGCCAGATCTTCGGCATGGAGATGACCGCGGAGGACGGGCGGGAGTACTCCGTGGACAACCACGTCACCGTGTTCGAGCCGGACACCAGGCTGGCGTGGCTGCCCGCCGGGCGCGGGAAGCCGCCCGTCGGCGTCGAGTGGTCGTGGGAGTTCACCCCTGAGGACAGCGGCACGCTGATCGCGGTGACCTGCGACTGGTCGCGCGTGAGGGACGAGGCCTACCTGGCGCGGTTCACCCTGCCGCGCGTGTCGGCGGAGAAGGTGCGGGCGACCGTCGACGCGCTGCTCGAACTGATCGCCCGCGGGTAG
- a CDS encoding NUDIX hydrolase → MEEIVALYDDAGRPSGAAPRSRVRAENLRHGTTGILVFDPAGRVYVHRRTAIKDVYPGLRDFCAGGVLLAGEEPADGAAREAFEELGVHGVALRPVGVRDYADPSTRFVCFQYVCVYDGVVVHQPEEVVSGEWMAPEELLAAVAADPGDFVPDSVELALHLVNGGGGSGQDSSDES, encoded by the coding sequence GTGGAGGAGATCGTCGCGCTGTACGACGACGCCGGGCGCCCGTCCGGTGCCGCACCCCGCTCGCGCGTGCGGGCGGAGAACCTGCGGCACGGCACCACCGGCATCCTCGTCTTCGACCCCGCCGGGCGGGTCTACGTGCACCGTCGCACCGCGATCAAGGACGTCTACCCGGGCCTGCGGGACTTCTGCGCGGGCGGGGTGCTGCTCGCGGGGGAGGAGCCCGCCGACGGTGCCGCCCGCGAGGCCTTCGAGGAACTCGGCGTGCACGGCGTCGCCCTGCGTCCCGTCGGGGTGCGCGACTACGCCGACCCGAGCACCCGGTTCGTGTGCTTCCAGTACGTCTGCGTCTACGACGGGGTGGTCGTACACCAGCCGGAGGAGGTGGTGAGCGGCGAGTGGATGGCGCCGGAGGAACTGCTCGCGGCGGTCGCCGCGGACCCCGGCGACTTCGTCCCCGACTCGGTCGAACTCGCGTTGCACCTCGTCAACGGCGGGGGCGGTTCCGGGCAGGATTCGTCGGACGAGTCCTGA
- a CDS encoding bifunctional o-acetylhomoserine/o-acetylserine sulfhydrylase: MSNPDSPNWHFETTQIHAGQTPDGTTNARALPIYQTTSYTFNNTDHAAALFGLAEPGNIYTRIMNPTQDAVEQRIAALEGGVAALLVASGQAAETLAILNVAESGDHIVSSPYLYGGTYNLLHYTLAKLGIEVTFVENPDDLEQWRAAVRPNTRAFFAETISNPRGHVLDVAGLSAVAHENGVPLIVDNTVATPYLLRPLEHGADIVVHSATKYLGGHGAAIGGVIVDGGNFDWTQGRHPNFTTPDPSYHGVVFADLGAPAFALKARVQLLRDLGPAISPFNAFLLSQGIETLSLRVERHVENAQKVAEYLTGADGVTDVIYAGLPSSPYHERAKELLPKGAGAIVAFELAGGVPAGKAFVDALQLHSHVANIGDVRSLVIHPASTTHSQLTEQEQLEAGVTPGLVRLAVGIEHIDDILADLQVGLKAAANAS, encoded by the coding sequence ATGAGCAATCCGGACAGCCCGAACTGGCATTTCGAGACCACGCAGATCCACGCCGGGCAGACGCCCGACGGCACCACCAACGCGCGGGCGCTCCCGATCTACCAGACCACGTCGTACACGTTCAACAACACCGATCACGCCGCGGCGCTGTTCGGGCTGGCCGAGCCGGGCAACATCTACACCCGCATCATGAACCCGACGCAGGACGCCGTCGAGCAGCGCATCGCCGCGCTCGAGGGCGGCGTCGCCGCGCTGCTCGTCGCCTCCGGGCAGGCCGCCGAGACGCTCGCGATCCTCAACGTCGCCGAGTCGGGCGACCACATCGTCAGCTCGCCCTACCTGTACGGCGGCACCTACAACCTGCTGCACTACACCCTCGCCAAGCTGGGCATCGAGGTCACCTTCGTCGAGAACCCGGACGACCTGGAGCAGTGGCGCGCCGCCGTCCGTCCCAACACCCGCGCGTTCTTCGCCGAGACCATCTCCAACCCGCGCGGTCACGTGCTCGACGTCGCCGGCCTGTCCGCCGTGGCGCACGAGAACGGCGTGCCCCTCATCGTCGACAACACCGTCGCGACCCCGTACCTGCTGCGCCCGCTCGAGCACGGCGCCGACATCGTGGTGCACTCGGCCACGAAGTACCTCGGCGGCCACGGCGCGGCCATCGGCGGCGTCATCGTCGACGGCGGGAACTTCGACTGGACGCAGGGCAGGCACCCGAACTTCACCACCCCGGACCCGTCGTACCACGGCGTCGTGTTCGCCGACCTGGGCGCGCCGGCCTTCGCGCTCAAGGCCCGCGTGCAGCTGCTGCGCGACCTCGGCCCCGCGATCTCGCCGTTCAACGCCTTCCTGCTCAGCCAGGGCATCGAGACGCTGAGCCTGCGCGTCGAGCGGCACGTCGAGAACGCGCAGAAGGTCGCCGAGTACCTCACCGGCGCCGACGGCGTCACCGACGTGATCTACGCCGGCCTGCCCTCGTCGCCGTACCACGAGCGCGCGAAGGAGCTGCTCCCCAAGGGCGCCGGCGCGATCGTCGCGTTCGAGCTGGCCGGCGGCGTGCCCGCGGGCAAGGCCTTCGTCGACGCCCTGCAGCTGCACAGCCACGTCGCGAACATCGGCGACGTCCGCTCGCTGGTGATCCACCCCGCGTCGACCACGCATTCGCAGCTCACCGAGCAGGAGCAGCTCGAGGCCGGCGTCACGCCGGGCCTGGTGCGCCTGGCCGTGGGCATCGAGCACATCGACGACATCCTCGCCGACCTGCAGGTCGGCCTCAAGGCCGCGGCGAACGCCTCCTAG
- the rpmJ gene encoding 50S ribosomal protein L36 produces MKVNPSVKPICEKCKVIRRNGRVMVICDNLRHKQRQG; encoded by the coding sequence GTGAAGGTCAACCCCAGCGTCAAGCCGATCTGCGAGAAGTGCAAGGTGATCCGCCGCAACGGTCGGGTCATGGTGATCTGCGACAACCTGCGTCACAAGCAGCGTCAGGGCTAG